One region of Eupeodes corollae chromosome 1, idEupCoro1.1, whole genome shotgun sequence genomic DNA includes:
- the LOC129942939 gene encoding G patch domain-containing protein 1 homolog: protein MDGYEDAPLCRFGTPLEPLEEDEVPSKKPVAIEDQIVTDENGRRRFHGAFTGGFSAGFWNTVGSLEGWKPQSFKSSRSEKAEKRQQQLPTDFMDDEDLGEFGIAPQRIQARDDFSKTDESQSRKRKFATRDSGAIPGVPILHQLLEPAREKVAVRLLRRMGWKPNQGIGARQTKREKKRSKQRNDREAYVMKMYGCTSKSNDDQAESSYQLRSDGSDDDDDEDEEEGALTFAPDDYEPFVCVIKDNVFGLGYSGLSRQVAGETKSHINLFGPLEVLGKSNKKLSIQGQAFGVGALEEEDEDIYAKDDMTQYDFSLESKKKRGRSKLPPTQDVLVLEGFAEPSINSDIQKPSYVVELKSNFQPRNWLQRKSRFDPLPEEKLALLKQNEDSKRKGLGRHDLNPDDRRSILEGENKVTGEDKKRETEDSSSGKSYLQQINEKYKERESKTKRLLDLLSSKQDNFVKGGLVTSAGVEIMQSTELDKSVKSENQEVLSEAKKITKCLPNTSGIFKPFAGNEAKQDRYEKFLEKNLQNTEDIRTFLRTIQPVHLSEWDREMEQKEFVQARSIYKPLNGMMSERFVSKSTDEIVPQIKTKISDKKVEVLVKRTKVLWKPCSLICKRFNIPEPFGGTLVEPKVPKKSKFSVFDYIENSINSKKDFVTPVIIPKHIEKVKQVQTQSSHESMKIIPPNEDEVASTSQEPVEEHIPEVLSVKKLNVDSKKTKTELELRIEESKHKHPSEKKDLFKSIFDSSSEDETSQDGEKEVDTEVVIPTEIADSLVKPSVPMNILRNHSPPRGIFAALFAKPEPKKDEEPKKEETENTNKITFKPRHERVVVNDETTPELENIYGPKVPNHLLNNKTESKNESDIDKRLAELLSSKPLKATRIVEEWVEKKSSSKKSKKEKREKKKKDKKKKSKKHKKDKH from the exons ATGGATGGTTATGAAGATGCACCACTTTGTCGATTTGGAACTCCTTTGGAACCGCTAGAAGAAG ATGAGGTACCTTCTAAGAAACCAGTGGCAATTGAAGATCAAATTGTTACCGATGAGAATGGAAGACGTAGATTCCATGGAGCGTTCACTGGTGGATTCAGTGcagggttttggaacactgtcGGATCTCTTGAAGGTTGGAAACCGCAGAGTTTTAAGAGTTCTCGCAGCGAAAAGGCAGaaaaacgacaacaacaactaccGACTGATTTTATGGACGACGAGGATTTGGGAGAGTTCGGAATAGCACCTCAACGGATACAAGCAAGAGATGATTTCTCAAAAACCGATGAGTCGCAAAGTCGAAAACGGAAATTTGCTACAAGAGATAGCGGTGCAATACCTGGTGTCCCCATATTGCATCAACTTCTTGAACCGGCTAGAGAAAAAGTAGCCGTCCGACTCTTAAGACGAATGGGCTGGAAGCCGAACCAAGGTATTGGAGCTCGGCAGACTAAACGCGAAAAGAAACGCTCAAAACAGCGAAATGACAGAGAGGCCTATGTTATGAAGATGTATGGTTGCACATCCAAGTCGAATGATGACCAAGCAGAAAGCTCGTATCAACTTCGATCGGACGgatctgatgatgatgatgacgaagatgaagaagaaggagCATTAACTTTTGCTCCCGATGACTATGAGCCTTTTGTATGCGTCATCAAAGACAATGTATTTGGTTTGGGTTATAGTGGACTGAGTCGTCAAGTGGCGGGCGAAACAAAATCTCACATAAACTTGTTCGGACCCTTAGAAGTCTTGGGCAAGAGTaacaaaaaactatcaataCAAGGACAAGCGTTCGGTGTTGGTGCGCtcgaagaagaagacgaagacATTTACGCCAAAGACGATATGACCCAGTATGACTTTAGTTTGGAAAGTAAAAAGAAGCGGGGTAGATCAAAACTACCTCCAACGCAAGATGTGTTGGTATTGGAGGGTTTTGCAGAACCATCTATAAATTCCGATATCCAGAAACCATCATATGTAGTTGAGCTAAAATCTAATTTTCAACCAAGAAACTGGTTGCAAAGAAAATCACGCTTTGATCCTCTTCCAGAGGAAAAGCTTgcacttttaaaacaaaatgaagattCGAAGCGAAAGGGATTAGGTCGTCATGACTTGAATCCAGATGACCGGAGAAGTATCCTTGAGGGAGAAAATAAAGTAACAGGAGAAGATAAAAAGCGCGAAACGGAGGATTCTAGTTCTGGAAAGTCTTATCTACAgcaaatcaatgaaaaatataaGGAACGGGAAAGCAAAACTAAACGACTTTTAGATCTCCTATCGTCGAAACAGGATAATTTTGTGAAAGGAGGACTGGTAACGAGTGCCGGTGTTGAAATTATGCAGTCCACCGAGCTAGACAAATCCGTTAAAAGCGAAAACCAAGAAGTTTTATCGGAAGCCAAGAAAATTACCAAATGCTTAC caAACACATCTGGAATTTTCAAACCATTTGCTGGGAACGAAGCTAAACAAGATCGCTATGAAAAGTTTCTGGAGAAGAATTTACAAAACACTGAAGATATCAGGACATTTTTAAGGACAATCCAACCAGTTCACCTGTCGGAATGGGACAGAGAAATGGAGCAAAAAGAGTTTGTTCAAGCACGCAGCATTTACAAACCTCTCAATGGAATGATGTCGGAAAG atttgtttcaaaatcaacAGATGAAATTGTACCCCAAATAAAAACGAAGATATCAGATAAAAAGGTTGAGGTGTTAGTTAAAAGAACTAAAGTACTTTGGAAACCATGTTCCTTAATATGCAAGCGATTCAACATTCCGGAACCTTTCGGAGGGACCTTGGTTGAACCTAAAGTCCCGAAAAAGAGCAAATTTTCTGTTTTCGATTACATAGAAAATTCTATCAATTCCAAAAAAGATTTCGTAACACCTGTTATCATACCGAAGCACATTGAAAAAGTCAAACAAGTGCAAACCCAAAGCAGTCATGAGTCAATGAAAATTATTCCTCCAAACGAAGATGAAGTTGCCTCAACATCCCAAGAACCTGTAGAAGAACATATCCCAGAAGTTCTTTCTGTGAAAAAACTTAATGTGGATAGCAAAAAGACGAAAACTGAGTTAGAATTAAGAATTGAGGAGAGCAAACACAAACATCCTTCTGAGAAGAAAGATCTTTTCAAGTCCATATTTGACTCATCCAGTGAAGATGAAACTAGCCAGGACGGTGAAAAAGAAGTTGACACTGAAGTAGTGATTCCTACCGAGATAGCTGATAGCCTTGTTAAACCATCTGTCCCTATGAATATATTAAGAAACCATTCACCTCCCAGGGGCATATTCGCAGCTCTATTTGCAAAGCCTGAACCGAAAAAAGATGAAGAGCCAAAAAAAGAGGAAACCGAAAATAcgaataaaataacttttaagccAAGGCATGAAAGAGTCGTCGTCAATGACGAAACTACTCCAGAACTTGAAAATATCTATGGTCCTAAAGTCCCAAATCaccttttaaacaataaaacagaAAGTAAGAATGAAAGTGATATTGATAAAAGGTTGGCTGAGCTACTGTCGTCGAAACCCTTGAAAGCAACCCGAATTGTAGAGGAATGGGTTGAAAAGAAAAGTTCATCCaagaaaagcaaaaaagaaaaacgagaaaaaaagaaaaaggacaagaagaaaaaatcaaaaaaacacaaaaaagataaacattaa
- the LOC129942937 gene encoding dynactin subunit 1 produces MSEKTIKVNARVEIAGKNVRGKVAYVGVTGFAGGKWVGVILDEPKGKNNGSVKGHSYFHCIDKYGTFVRPTQLILLDESTEDLTDGTPTSAASNRNRLSSSRTSLSSSRQSLTGSRTQLSTSLTERNFTAGRKSLMTPPTTTTTATSSTASSSESHPSSKRASFVETGFLEILKPQFTPSQPIRSPSFTTPPAALGATSAGEEKATNAEQQQIIDGLKTQVDDLTEKLETLKQRRSEDKERLREFDKMKIQFEQMQEFRSKIMNAQTQLQRDLQRAKQEAKDAIEAKERHAQEMADLSDNVEMITLDKEMAEEKADTLQLELDSTKEKIEELTLDLELLRAEVQNKADSEHGNRAIGDGTVTAYEIKQLEQQNHRLKETLVRLRDLSAHDKHDIQKLTKELEMKKSEVAELERTKEKLSVKLDELEATVADLQEQVDAALGAEEMVEQLAEKKMELEDKVKLLEEEVSQLEALEEIHEQLVESNHDLEMDLREELDMANAAKKEILRERDAAIETIYDRDQTLVKFRELVQKLNEQMIELREKSSESTDIKASLSDNGGVGGKKDALVNDSIDYKQMFAESKAYTRAIDVQLRQIELTQANERVQMLTAFMPDSFMNRGGDHDSILVILLVARIVFKCGIIVSQTRERFPAVENISKDAVIQGHSVHQFSFKSRLLHYIHNLQCALHQILYGLNCCQPDTLLRAGGSLPEMIAQEKTVDSIIELLKQNQLDENSFTENIEKCVSFFNAMNSVLLAGEDLLNETQMIRDCVASLGSACDSILTDGSMIRAIIRETSDTSDTILLMQYVIENAENVKQNIKLIKRRLPQDLHVVKCNISPHKIETMRTITASLSKIMSALHIASKQAVQTINSSIESDNAAETTIEHSKFWEILSSACERVYEQDDRGPSQNFKAVLAPANTDLAQLAQYLLDNEYEIMSRANAKVAEKQVSPILMRAQFIKKQLEQKNVLAATLENREADIKQLKLAAKMKQSELSEMQIRKDIAEKKLSVLQHDHEVTIEKLKRQYEETYDLLKKKEKEFEDTMDHLQSDIEALESEKSTLREKLKLNTGSSTSKRSDTTTPASSNIVSATVTAGSPILAEEVNLLKSVLLEERNERLRLQADSIKQKLKLFDPIHVPQAKDKRIIELENQLAKMKHDWALSFLKTSPSSKASSIEMYKRQRMSIEREARTLASEILGEYFQRNPHRAAPSDFSQFPTVEVKKVFQM; encoded by the coding sequence ATGTCTGAGAAAACGATTAAGGTAAATGCGAGAGTGGAGATAGCTGGGAAGAATGTCCGGGGGAAGGTTGCTTATGTTGGTGTTACGGGCTTCGCGGGTGGCAAATGGGTTGGTGTAATTCTCGACGAACCCAAAGGTAAGAACAATGGAAGCGTAAAGGGACATTCGTATTTCCACTGCATAGATAAGTACGGAACTTTTGTGCGTCCCACGCAGCTTATTCTGCTGGACGAATCGACTGAAGATCTCACAGACGGCACACCAACGTCAGCCGCTTCAAATCGAAATCGGTTAAGTAGCTCCCGTACTTCGCTCTCCTCGAGTAGGCAAAGTCTTACTGGTTCTCGGACGCAGCTCTCAACTTCTCTCACAGAAAGAAATTTCACTGCGGGTAGGAAAAGTTTGATGACTCCgccaacaacaactacaacggCAACATCCTCCACAGCTTCCTCTTCAGAATCTCATCCATCGTCTAAGCGGGCTTCTTTCGTGGAAACGGGATTCTTGGAGATTCTGAAGCCTCAGTTCACTCCCAGTCAGCCTATTCGATCTCCTTCATTCACCACTCCACCTGCAGCCTTGGGTGCTACTTCAGCTGGCGAGGAAAAGGCAACTAACGCAGAACAACAGCAAATAATCGACGGTCTGAAGACTCAAGTAGATGATCTGACCGAAAAACTGGAAACGCTTAAGCAGCGTCGCTCAGAGGACAAGGAACGTCTGCGAGAGTTCGACAAAATGAAGATTCAATTTGAGCAGATGCAGGAGTTTAggtcaaaaataatgaatgcCCAAACGCAGCTCCAGAGAGATTTGCAAAGGGCAAAACAGGAAGCAAAGGACGCAATAGAGGCAAAAGAACGGCATGCCCAGGAAATGGCTGACTTATCCGACAACGTGGAAATGATTACTCTCGACAAAGAAATGGCAGAGGAGAAAGCCGACACTCTTCAGTTGGAATTAGATTCCACGAAAGAAAAAATCGAAGAGTTGACTTTGGATTTGGAGCTTCTCCGAGCAGAAGTCCAGAACAAGGCTGACTCAGAACATGGCAACAGAGCAATTGGTGATGGAACAGTAACTGCTTACGAAATCAAGCAACTTGAACAGCAGAACCATCGCTTGAAGGAAACACTTGTGCGTCTTCGGGACTTAAGTGCGCACGATAAGCACGACATTCAGAAGCTAACAAAAGAGCTTGAAATGAAGAAATCCGAAGTAGCTGAGCTAGAACGCACAAAAGAGAAGCTCTCAGTTAAGTTGGACGAACTGGAAGCAACCGTTGCTGATCTTCAGGAACAAGTAGATGCAGCTTTGGGCGCTGAAGAAATGGTTGAGCAGTTGGCAGAGAAGAAAATGGAATTGGAAGACAAAGTGAAGCTGCTCGAGGAAGAAGTATCGCAGTTGGAAGCATTGGAGGAAATTCACGAACAGTTGGTAGAAAGTAATCACGACTTGGAAATGGACTTACGAGAGGAACTTGATATGGCAAATGCCGCTAAGAAAGAAATTCTCCGAGAGCGCGATGCTGCCATTGAAACCATCTACGACCGTGACCAGACATTGGTGAAGTTCCGAGAACTGGTGCAAAAGCTTAATGAGCAAATGATAGAACTCCGCGAGAAGAGTTCTGAGAGCACAGACATAAAGGCATCCCTGTCCGACAACGGTGGTGTGGGAGGAAAGAAGGATGCACTGGTAAATGATTCAATCGACTACAAACAGATGTTCGCAGAATCCAAAGCCTATACCAGAGCCATTGATGTCCAGCTAAGGCAGATTGAGCTTACTCAAGCCAATGAAAGAGTTCAAATGCTAACTGCCTTCATGCCGGACTCTTTTATGAACAGAGGAGGGGACCATGACTCGATTTTAGTAATTTTACTCGTCGCTCGAATCGTTTTTAAATGTGGCATAATTGTCAGCCAGACACGCGAAAGATTCCCAGCCGTTGAGAATATATCCAAGGACGCAGTCATCCAAGGTCACAGCGTGCATCAATTCTCTTTCAAGTCCAGATTGTTGCACTACATTCACAACCTTCAATGTGCTCTGCATCAAATTCTATATGGCCTGAACTGTTGCCAGCCTGATACACTTTTGCGAGCAGGTGGTTCACTTCCTGAAATGATTGCGCAGGAGAAAACTGTAGACTCCATCATAGAACTCCTAAAGCAAAACCAACTCGATGAAAACTCCTTCACAGAAAACATCGAAAAATGTGTTTCTTTCTTCAATGCAATGAATTCCGTACTTCTAGCCGGAGAAGACCTCCTGAATGAAACCCAAATGATAAGAGATTGTGTTGCCTCATTGGGCTCCGCTTGTGACTCCATCCTTACTGATGGTTCTATGATCCGCGCCATCATTCGGGAAACCAGCGACACCAGTGATACGATACTTCTGATGCAGTACGTAATTGAAAATGCCGAGAATGTGAAACAGAACATAAAGTTGATCAAACGACGACTGCCCCAAGATCTCCATGTGGTGAAATGCAACATATctccacataaaattgaaaccaTGCGCACAATAACCGCCTCTCTGAGTAAAATAATGTCCGCTCTGCACATCGCTTCCAAGCAGGCTGTGCAAACAATTAATTCATCGATCGAGAGCGATAATGCGGCAGAGACCACAATTGAGCACTCAAAATTCTGGGAGATTCTATCGTCTGCTTGTGAACGCGTTTATGAACAGGACGATAGAGGTCCATCGCAGAACTTCAAGGCCGTACTGGCTCCCGCTAACACAGACTTAGCTCAACTCGCTCAATATCTGCTGGATAACGAGTATGAGATAATGTCTAGGGCAAACGCCAAGGTCGCCGAAAAACAGGTCTCGCCGATTCTAATGCGGGCTCAATTCATCAAGAAGCAACTCGAACAAAAGAATGTCCTTGCTGCTACACTGGAAAATCGTGAGGCTGACATAAAGCAACTTAAGTTGGCCGCCAAGATGAAGCAAAGCGAGCTCTCTGAGATGCAAATTCGCAAAGACATTGCGGAGAAGAAATTATCTGTACTGCAGCATGATCATGAAGTTACAATTGAAAAACTGAAGCGGCAGTACGAAGAAACCTATGACCTcctcaaaaagaaagaaaaagaattcgAGGACACCATGGACCACTTGCAGAGTGACATTGAAGCCCTTGAGAGTGAAAAATCGACACTCCGCGAAAAACTTAAGCTCAACACAGGCAGCAGTACTTCGAAGAGAAGTGACACCACTACCCCAGCTTCGTCAAACATCGTGAGTGCAACAGTCACTGCAGGTTCACCTATCCTTGCAGAAGAGGTTAATCTCCTGAAGAGTGTGCTTTTGGAGGAGCGCAATGAAAGATTGCGCCTGCAGGCAGACTCCatcaaacaaaaactcaaactaTTTGATCCCATCCACGTTCCACAGGCTAAGGACAAACGTATAATTGAGCTAGAGAACCAATTGGCCAAAATGAAGCACGATTGGGCACTGTCCTTCTTGAAGACGTCGCCTTCCTCTAAAGCTTCAAGCATTGAGATGTACAAGCGGCAGAGAATGTCAATTGAGCGAGAAGCAAGAACACTAGCATCTGAGATTCTCGGTGAGTACTTTCAAAGAAATCCACATCGGGCAGCGCCTTCAGACTTCTCTCAATTCCCAACTGTGGaagtaaaaaaagtatttcaaatgtaa